One Aphelocoma coerulescens isolate FSJ_1873_10779 chromosome 8, UR_Acoe_1.0, whole genome shotgun sequence genomic region harbors:
- the S1PR1 gene encoding sphingosine 1-phosphate receptor 1, which yields MNSGTTAPQKVTSNPTNTDVNYVIKEHYNYTGKLNESVDTGIKVTSVVFIIICCFIILENIFVLLTIWKTKKFHRPMYYFIGNLALSDLLAGVAYTANLLLSGHKTYSLTPNQWFVREGTMFVALSASVFSLLAIAIERYITMLKMKLHNGSNSFRSFLLISACWVISAILGGLPIMGWNCKNLLSNCSTVLPLYHKHYILFCTTVFTGLLLSIVVLYCRIYSMVRTRSRRLTFRKNITKATRSSEKSLALLKTVIIVLSVFIACWAPLFILLLLDVGCKVKSCPILYKAEYFLVLAVLNSATNPIIYTLTNKEMRRAFIKILCCCKCPPADSGTKFKRPIIGGMEFSRSKSDNSSHPQKEDGDHPETIMSSGNVTSSS from the coding sequence ATGAACTCCGGCACCACTGCCCCGCAGAAGGTCACCAGCAACCCCACCAACACTGATGTCAACTATGTCATCAAAGAGCATTATAATTATACGGGAAAGCTAAATGAGAGTGTGGACACTGGAATTAAAGTGACGTCGGTGGTTTTTATCATCATTTGCTGCTTTATAATCTTGGAGAACATTTTTGTCTTGCTTACCATCTGGAAAACCAAGAAGTTTCACAGACCCATGTACTATTTCATTGGGAACTTGGCTCTTTCAGACTTGCTGGCTGGTGTGGCTTACACTGCCAACCTCCTGCTATCTGGACACAAAACCTACAGTCTGACCCCCAACCAATGGTTTGTAAGAGAAGGCACCATGTTTGTTGCCTTGTCAGCTTCTGTGTTCAGCTTGTTGGCCATTGCCATTGAGAGATACATCACCATGCTGAAGATGAAACTCCACAATGGCAGCAACAGCTTCCGCTCCTTCTTGCTGATCAGTGCGTGCTGGGTCATCTCTGCGATCCTAGGGGGACTCCCGATCATGGGCTGGAACTGCAAGAACCTCTTGTCCAACTGCTCCACCGTGCTGCCTCTCTACCACAAGCACTATATTCTCTTTTGCACAACCGTTTTCACTGGCCTTTTGTTATCTATTGTCGTCCTCTATTGCAGGATCTACTCCATGGTGAGGACTAGGAGCCGCAGGCTGACATTTCGGAAAAACATTACCAAAGCTACTAGGAGCTCAGAAAAGTCACTAGCCTTGCTCAAGACAGTGATCATAGTCCTGAGTGTCTTCATTGCCTGCTGGGCTCCACTGTTCATCTTGCTTTTACTGGATGTGGGGTGCAAAGTCAAGTCCTGCCCAATCCTCTATAAAGCAGAGTATTTCTTAGTACTGGCCGTGCTCAATTCAGCCACGAACCCTATCATCTACACCTTGACAAACAAAGAGATGCGCAGGGCTTTCATCAAgattttgtgctgctgcaaatGTCCCCCAGCAGATTCTGGGACCAAATTCAAACGGCCAATCATTGGGGGGATGGAGTTCAGCCGGAGTAAGTCTGACAACTCCTCACACCCACAGAAGGAGGACGGTGACCATCCTGAAACCATCATGTCTTCAGGCAATGTTACCTCATCTTCTTAG